From Salinirubellus salinus, the proteins below share one genomic window:
- a CDS encoding poly(R)-hydroxyalkanoic acid synthase subunit PhaE, which translates to MTERNRGMQEQWTEMFGRMNEAMARTMEQNVEAQAAFAESWADAMDESMPTEEAMTEGFEGVAGAYDVWMDAAEQLFERTADAAEGEDVELGEMRDIWLQSANEAFKQVMSTSAFAAGNGQLFEALMDLQEQSREASTEALAQMGMASAKEVDEVAERLVELERRQHSVEKKLDRILAAVEE; encoded by the coding sequence ATGACCGAGCGCAACCGCGGGATGCAGGAACAGTGGACCGAGATGTTCGGTCGGATGAACGAGGCGATGGCCCGGACGATGGAGCAGAACGTGGAGGCACAGGCCGCGTTCGCCGAGTCGTGGGCCGACGCGATGGACGAGTCGATGCCGACCGAGGAGGCGATGACCGAGGGGTTCGAGGGCGTCGCCGGCGCCTACGACGTCTGGATGGACGCCGCCGAACAGCTGTTCGAGCGGACCGCCGACGCCGCCGAGGGCGAGGACGTCGAGCTCGGCGAGATGCGTGACATCTGGCTCCAGAGCGCCAACGAGGCGTTCAAGCAGGTGATGAGCACCTCCGCGTTCGCCGCGGGCAACGGTCAGCTATTCGAGGCGCTGATGGACCTGCAGGAACAGAGCCGCGAGGCGAGCACCGAGGCCCTCGCCCAGATGGGGATGGCCAGCGCCAAGGAGGTCGACGAGGTGGCCGAGCGCCTCGTCGAACTCGAGCGCCGCCAGCACAGCGTCGAGAAGAAGCTCGACCGGATCCTGGCGGCCGTGGAGGAGTGA
- the fabG gene encoding 3-oxoacyl-[acyl-carrier-protein] reductase yields the protein MDAGRTCLITGGSRGIGRAIAEELGGEGNDVAVNYRSSEAEAHEVVDAIEDAGGRAIAVQGDVADHAEVEVMCERIHDAFGPVDVLVNNAGITVDKKFEHMTREDWDRVMQVNLGGVFNCTHCLFDDIKKAENGRLVNISSVVGQQGNYGQANYATTKSGLFGFTRTLALELARHDSTANCVAPGFVATDMLETVPERVKEKILDRIPLGRFAEVEDVAGIVRFVASEDSSYMTGQILAVNGGMEW from the coding sequence ATGGACGCAGGACGAACCTGTCTGATAACCGGTGGATCGCGGGGTATCGGGCGGGCTATCGCCGAGGAACTCGGCGGCGAGGGCAACGACGTCGCCGTCAACTACCGCTCCTCGGAGGCCGAGGCCCACGAGGTCGTCGACGCCATCGAGGACGCCGGCGGCCGTGCCATCGCCGTGCAGGGTGACGTCGCAGACCACGCCGAGGTCGAGGTGATGTGCGAGCGCATCCACGACGCGTTCGGACCGGTGGACGTCCTCGTCAACAACGCGGGCATCACCGTGGACAAGAAGTTCGAGCACATGACCCGCGAGGACTGGGACCGGGTGATGCAGGTGAACCTCGGCGGCGTGTTCAACTGCACGCACTGCCTGTTCGACGACATCAAGAAGGCCGAGAACGGCCGGCTCGTCAACATCTCCTCCGTGGTGGGCCAGCAGGGCAACTACGGGCAGGCCAACTACGCGACGACGAAGTCCGGCCTGTTCGGGTTCACCCGGACGCTGGCGCTCGAACTCGCGCGGCACGACTCCACCGCGAACTGTGTCGCGCCCGGCTTCGTCGCCACGGACATGCTGGAGACGGTGCCCGAGCGCGTGAAGGAGAAGATCCTGGACCGCATCCCACTGGGCCGCTTCGCCGAGGTGGAGGACGTCGCCGGCATCGTCCGGTTCGTCGCCAGCGAGGACTCGAGCTACATGACCGGGCAGATCCTCGCCGTCAACGGCGGGATGGAGTGGTAG
- a CDS encoding alkaline phosphatase family protein, translating into MGALERRLRAPGPQDVVRPDYESYCTSNVPGTVGDVLDVPLGPALPASVPVPRNGVDRVVVVLLDGLGLQRWRRDSSEVSLLHRVDTAATVTPLTATFPSATATALVTLNTGRTPADHGLVSDNCWLPDRASVLESLPFRLRGGTDARAVGPDRETLHDGPTVHERLTDAGRSSAAVVPRSIVRTGYAASVLAGSDRHPYEAVDPTEGGADASASDGPSLDAALAEALAHADYTYCYLPHVDALSHDHGPDSDAYRAGLRTACEGVERALDAVPEARAERTLVLALADHGHVPTAPDTRTDLTADPVVSEALVRVDGEPLAPSGGPRSVYLHLREGTTDRVAGHLRESTDAHVFTRETVLSDLELFGPDPGLRARERCGDVVVVPREGSVWHESLAHRSLHGGLSPREMLVPFAAARLSDI; encoded by the coding sequence GTGGGCGCCCTCGAACGTCGCCTCCGGGCCCCTGGTCCCCAGGACGTGGTCCGCCCAGACTACGAGTCGTACTGCACCTCGAACGTTCCCGGTACCGTCGGCGACGTCCTCGACGTCCCCCTCGGCCCGGCGCTCCCGGCGAGCGTCCCCGTCCCGAGGAACGGGGTCGACCGGGTCGTGGTGGTCCTCCTCGACGGCCTCGGCCTGCAACGGTGGCGACGGGACTCCTCCGAGGTCTCCCTCCTCCACCGGGTCGACACGGCGGCCACGGTGACGCCGCTGACCGCCACCTTCCCCTCGGCCACCGCGACGGCGCTGGTGACGCTCAACACCGGTCGGACCCCGGCCGACCACGGCCTCGTCTCGGACAACTGCTGGCTCCCCGATCGGGCGTCAGTCCTCGAGTCGCTCCCGTTCCGGCTCCGAGGCGGGACCGACGCCCGAGCGGTGGGACCCGACCGCGAGACGCTCCACGACGGTCCCACGGTCCACGAGCGACTGACCGACGCGGGGCGGTCGAGTGCCGCGGTGGTCCCGCGGTCCATCGTGAGGACGGGGTACGCCGCGAGCGTCCTCGCCGGGAGCGACCGGCACCCGTACGAGGCCGTCGACCCGACCGAGGGTGGCGCGGACGCCAGCGCGAGCGACGGCCCCTCCCTCGACGCGGCCCTGGCCGAGGCCCTCGCACACGCCGACTACACGTACTGTTACCTGCCGCACGTCGACGCGCTCTCGCACGACCACGGGCCCGACAGCGACGCCTACCGGGCTGGACTCCGGACCGCCTGCGAGGGGGTCGAGCGCGCACTCGACGCGGTCCCCGAGGCCCGCGCGGAGCGCACGCTCGTCCTCGCCCTCGCCGACCACGGCCACGTCCCGACGGCCCCGGACACCCGCACCGACCTCACCGCCGACCCGGTCGTCTCCGAGGCCCTCGTCCGGGTCGACGGCGAACCGCTCGCCCCCTCCGGCGGCCCCCGGTCTGTGTATCTCCACCTGCGGGAGGGGACCACCGACCGTGTCGCCGGTCACCTCCGCGAGTCGACCGACGCCCACGTGTTCACCCGCGAGACGGTGCTCTCCGATCTCGAACTGTTCGGCCCCGACCCGGGTCTCCGGGCGCGCGAACGGTGTGGTGACGTGGTCGTCGTGCCCCGCGAGGGGAGCGTCTGGCACGAGTCGCTGGCCCACCGGAGTCTCCACGGGGGACTCTCGCCACGGGAGATGCTGGTGCCGTTCGCGGCCGCACGGCTCTCGGACATCTGA
- the phaC gene encoding class III poly(R)-hydroxyalkanoic acid synthase subunit PhaC yields the protein MSREQRPTNPFALALNTQRELFSSATEALEKSTVIDEQLERAESVDVGQTPSEVVYTENKLELLHYESQTDEQHKVPILVVYALINKPFILDLQPDRSVVRRLLEAGHDVYMIDWNEPSRLDQYLTLDDYVNRYIDNCVDVVRERSGQDSINILGYCMGGTMTAMYAALHPEKVRAMGLMAAGLYFEDTGGVLELWGDEQYYDPETVRDAYGNMPADVLAIGFALMDPVSNFVSKYARFYDNMEDDDFVENFARMERWLDEGIDVAGEAYVQFLEDIYQGNKLYENELELDGKHVDVSNIDMPLLFIMGEYDHLIPCGASEPFGDIVGTDDVTNIKYPTGHIGLSVSGSSHKEVWPQVADWYYEKSGGCEGERSEPSEGASDAAASHEAETDDSEVAVEVETPADTDTEVEVEAEADPAASEGDDLEELNGIGPTYAERLRSGGVASVAQLAEADAETLAELAEVPVSRAEGWLEQTR from the coding sequence ATGTCCCGCGAACAGCGACCCACCAACCCGTTCGCCCTCGCGTTGAACACCCAGCGGGAGCTGTTCTCCTCGGCCACCGAGGCGCTGGAGAAGTCCACCGTCATCGACGAGCAACTGGAGCGGGCCGAGAGCGTCGACGTCGGCCAGACACCGAGCGAGGTCGTCTACACGGAGAACAAACTGGAGCTTCTCCACTACGAGTCCCAGACCGACGAGCAGCACAAGGTCCCCATCCTCGTCGTCTACGCACTCATCAACAAGCCGTTCATCCTCGACCTGCAGCCCGACCGCTCGGTCGTCCGACGGCTGCTCGAGGCGGGCCACGACGTCTACATGATCGACTGGAACGAGCCCTCGCGCCTCGACCAGTACCTCACGCTCGACGACTACGTCAACCGCTACATCGACAACTGCGTCGACGTCGTCCGCGAGCGCTCCGGCCAGGACAGCATCAACATCCTCGGCTACTGCATGGGCGGGACGATGACGGCGATGTACGCCGCGCTCCACCCCGAGAAGGTCCGTGCGATGGGGCTGATGGCCGCGGGCCTCTACTTCGAGGACACCGGCGGCGTCCTCGAACTCTGGGGTGACGAGCAGTACTACGACCCCGAGACGGTGCGTGACGCCTACGGCAACATGCCCGCCGACGTACTCGCCATCGGGTTCGCGCTGATGGACCCCGTCTCGAACTTCGTCTCGAAGTACGCTCGGTTCTACGACAACATGGAGGACGACGACTTCGTCGAGAACTTCGCGCGGATGGAGCGCTGGCTCGACGAGGGCATCGACGTCGCCGGCGAGGCGTACGTCCAGTTCCTCGAGGACATCTACCAGGGGAACAAGCTCTACGAGAACGAGCTCGAACTGGACGGGAAGCACGTCGACGTCTCGAACATCGACATGCCGCTCCTGTTCATCATGGGCGAGTACGACCACCTCATCCCGTGCGGGGCGAGCGAACCGTTCGGCGACATCGTCGGCACCGACGACGTGACGAACATCAAGTACCCGACGGGCCACATCGGCCTCTCCGTCTCGGGCTCCTCGCACAAGGAGGTCTGGCCGCAGGTCGCCGACTGGTACTACGAGAAGTCCGGAGGGTGCGAGGGCGAACGGAGCGAGCCCTCGGAAGGGGCGAGCGACGCAGCCGCGAGCCACGAGGCCGAGACGGACGACTCGGAGGTCGCCGTCGAGGTGGAGACCCCCGCCGACACCGACACCGAGGTCGAAGTCGAGGCCGAGGCCGACCCCGCCGCGTCCGAGGGCGACGACCTGGAGGAGCTGAACGGCATCGGGCCGACCTACGCCGAGCGCCTCCGGTCGGGTGGCGTCGCGTCCGTCGCGCAACTGGCGGAGGCTGACGCGGAGACGCTGGCCGAACTCGCCGAGGTGCCCGTCTCCCGCGCCGAGGGCTGGCTGGAACAGACCCGGTAG